Below is a genomic region from Pseudazoarcus pumilus.
GCGCATAGGGGTTTGGGGGCACGAAGGCCTGCTGGTAGTAGACCGCCTGACCGTCGCCAGCGAACGTGACGAAGTCGATGATGGCGCCGGTGATGCCGGGTTCGGCGGAGAGCATGGCGCCGACGTCCTGCGGCAGTGTCGTGACGCGCACGGTGCGGCTGCTGCGCTCGATCACGACGTTGTATTCGCGGCGCAGGATGTCCTTGAAGTTCATTGTCTGGAAGCCTTGCATCTGCGCGCTGGCGAAGACGGGGTAGCGCATCGCGTCGATGTAGAAGCGGCTGCAGCATTCGAACTGGTGCGCGACCGAGAAGATGCGGTCCAGGCGCACGACCTCGCGAACCGACTCGCCCAGGTGGCGCCGCCAGTCCACCGTGGCGCCGTCGTCCCGCTCCTGCGCGACCAGCCGCGGGAACAGCGCCAGCGGCTCGCCGGCGTCGTCCTCGAACAGCAGGTGGCGCGGCCCGGCCATCACGCCTTCGCGTTGCGCGACGAAGGTGCCGTGGCCCTGGCGGCGCACCACCACGCCGCTCTGCACC
It encodes:
- a CDS encoding GntR family transcriptional regulator gives rise to the protein MSDPELSEVLRRYAPGDLAGLPKYARLRETLLRAIDDGYWKPLDRLPKEMALAENSPYSLGTVQKALRDLVQSGVVVRRQGHGTFVAQREGVMAGPRHLLFEDDAGEPLALFPRLVAQERDDGATVDWRRHLGESVREVVRLDRIFSVAHQFECCSRFYIDAMRYPVFASAQMQGFQTMNFKDILRREYNVVIERSSRTVRVTTLPQDVGAMLSAEPGITGAIIDFVTFAGDGQAVYYQQAFVPPNPYALRVESR